In the Brachyhypopomus gauderio isolate BG-103 chromosome 4, BGAUD_0.2, whole genome shotgun sequence genome, one interval contains:
- the LOC143511915 gene encoding granzyme B-like, with the protein MTVCIFLLLSLLTLSGATRSGIVGGKEVKKHSRPYMVSVQHGGSHKCGGILIRQDFVLTVAHCLNTILSPNAGPKFLEVVLGAHNIQKHEESQQRIKVQQHHRHPKYKKYTEEGDLQNQWTVDIMLLKLKSKAKLNKFVKVLALPKKHDKPPAQAECTIAGWGMRKPHGTASDVLYEVSVALLPLPQCKEKWEQYFHPDCMMCTATARNNSFCQGDSGGPLICSNKPHGLAIYTYPGECNKPEYPQVYINITSFVGWIESVMGKKFRNANGQRTNFW; encoded by the exons ATGACAGTCTGCAtctttcttctcctctccctcctcacgctgtcag GAGCGACGCGGAGTGGCATTGTTGGAGGGAAGGAAGTAAAGAAGCACTCTCGACCCTACATGGTGTCTGTGCAGCACGGCGGCAGTCATAAATGTGGAGGGATTCTCATCAGACAAGACTTTGTTCTGACTGTGGCCCACTGTCTGAA TACCATCTTGTCTCCTAATGCTGGTCCCAAATTCCTGGAGGTTGTTTTGGGGGCTCACAATATCCAAAAACATGAGGAGAGTCAGCAGAGAATCAAAGTACAACAACACCACAGGCATCCCAAATACAAGAAATATACAGAAGAAGGTGACTTGCAAAACCAGTGGACTGTGGATATTATGCTTTTGAAG CTGAAGTCCAAAGCAAAGCTGAATAAGTTTGTGAAAGTGTTGGCACTTCCAAAAAAGCACGACAAGCCCCCAGCTCAAGCAGAATGTACCATAGCAGGCTGGGGCATGAGAAAACCACACGGAACAGCGTCAGACGTGTTGTATGAGGTCTCCGTCGCACTGCTGCCTCTGCCCCAATGCAAAGAGAAGTGGGAGCAATACTTTCACCCCGACTGCATGATGTGCACAGCCACAGCCAGGAACAACTCTTTCTGCCAG GGAGATTCGGGCGGGCCTCTGATATGCAGCAATAAGCCACACGGCTTAGCCATCTACACTTATCCAGGTGAATGCAACAAACCGGAGTATCCTCAGGTGTACATCAACATCACCTCATTCGTAGGATGGATCGAAAGTGTCATGGGCAAAAAGTTCCGAAATGCCAATGGGCAAAGAACAAATTTTTGGTAA
- the LOC143511917 gene encoding granzyme B(G,H)-like, which produces MCAEIHSLSVCSTNMFFCLFVLQISPLAGAMETTIVGGHEAVPHSIPSLASVQLNKQHKCGGMLIRNDTVLTAAHCGDSTCSKLEVVLGAHDIKAKEFGQQRIKVQKCIKHPSYVQNEFHHDVMLLKLKTKAKMNKFVRVIDLPKKNNDIPANQNCSIAGWGMKVPKGSGSSVLQEVKLKLQFNFECKNIWQKYFDSSYMICTVSNGKTAFCQGDSGSPLICNNKPQGLASYTFKGDCTNRKYPEVYMKISYFTPWIKEVMG; this is translated from the exons atgtgtgctgAGATCCACAGCTTGTCAGTGTGCTCTACAAACATGTTCTTCTGTCTCTTTGTCCTCCAAATCTCTCCTTTGGCAG GGGCGATGGAGACCACTATTGTCGGAGGACATGAGGCTGTACCTCACTCCATTCCCTCTCTGGCGTCTGTTCAGCTTAACAAGCAACATAAGTGTGGAGGCATGCTCATCAGGAATGACACCGTGctcactgcagcccactgtggAGA TAGTACATGCTCCAAGCTGGAAGTCGTCCTCGGAGCTCATGACATCAAAGCAAAGGAGTTTGGCCAGCAGAGAATCAAAGTGCAAAAGTGTATCAAGCATCCGTCATACGTACAGAATGAATTCCACCATGACGTCATGCTACTAAAG CTGAAGACCAAAGCAAAAATGAACAAGTTTGTGAGGGTTATTGATCTTCCTAAGAAGAACAATGACATCCCTGCCAATCAGAACTGCAGTATAGCAGGATGGGGAATGAAGGTGCCAAAAGGTTCTGGTTCGAGTGTCCTTCAAGAGGTCAAACTCAAACTTCAGTTCAACTTTGAATGCAAGAACATATGGCAGAAATATTTTGACTCTTCCTACATGATTTGCACTGTCTCTAATGGAAAGACGGCTTTCTGTCAG ggtGATTCAGGAAGTCCTCTTATCTGTAATAATAAACCACAGGGATTAGCTTCATATACTTTTAAAGGTGACTGTACAAACCGCAAGTACCCAGAGGTTTATATGAAGATCTCCTATTTCACTCCATGGATTAAAGAAGTCATGGGCTAG
- the rabl3 gene encoding rab-like protein 3, which produces MASLDRVKVLVLGDSGVGKSSLVHLLCHNQVLGNPSWTVGCSVDVRVHDYKEGTPEEKTYYIELWDVGGSVGSASSVKSTRAVFYNSVNGIILVHDLTNKKSSQNLYRWSLEALNKDSSPTGVIVSNGDYDREQFAENPVPLLLIGTKYDQIPENKRNDVLARTAFLSEDFNAEEINLDCTNPRYFAAGSSNAVKLSRFFDKVIEKRYFTRDPCQMTGFTDRKRFNFKSLHYD; this is translated from the exons ATGGCATCTCTTGACAGAGTGAAAGTGTTAGTTTTAGGAGACTCTG GCGTTGGGAAGTCATCTTTGGTTCATTTACTGTGCCACAACCAGGTGTTGGGAAACCCTTCATGGACAGTAGGCTGTTCTGTGGACGTCAGG GTTCATGACTATAAAGAGGGAACTCCAGAAGAGAAGACCTATTACATTGAATTGTGGGATGTTGGAGGTTCTGTTGGAAGTGCGAGTAGTGTTAAAAGTACCAGAGCAGTTTTCTACAATTCAGTCAATG GTATTATTCTAGTCCATGATCTGACCAACAAGAAATCGTCCCAGAATCTTTATCGGTGGTCATTGGAGGCACTTAACAAAGACTCCTCTCCAACAGGGGTCATTGTTTCCAATGG GGATTATGACCGAGAGCAGTTTGCAGAGAACCCCGTCCCCCTCCTGCTTATTGGCACCAAGTACGACCAGATTCCCGAAAACAAACGCAATGACGTTCTGGCGCGCACCGCTTTCCTGTCTGAAGATTTCAACGCAGAGGAAATAAACCTG GACTGCACAAATCCACGGTATTTTGCAGCAGGTTCTTCTAATGCTGTGAAACTTAGCAGGTTCTTTGACAAG GTAATAGAAAAGAGATACTTCACCAGagacccctgccag ATGACGGGCTTCACAGACCGGAAGCGTTTCAACTTCAAGAGCCTTCACTATgactga
- the dnajb11 gene encoding dnaJ homolog subfamily B member 11, translating to MALGGMKLSSICCLLLYLIATVLAGRDFYKILGVSKSASIKDIKKAYRKLALQLHPDRNPDDPNAQDKFADLGAAYEVLSDEEKRKQYDAYGEEGLKEGHHSSHGDIFSSFFGDFGFMFGGNRQQQDRNIPRGNDIVLDLEVTLEEVYSGNFVEVVRNKPVAKEAPGKRKCNCRQEMRTTQLGPGRFQMTQEVVCDECPNIKLVNEERTLEVEIEQGVRDEMEYPFIGEGEPHIDGEPGDLRFRIKVLKHPLFERRGDDLFTNVTITLVEALVGFEMYVTHLDGHKVHIVRDKITRPGARIWKKGEGLPNFDNINIRGSLIITFDVDFPKEQLDDQQKDGIRQLLKQAPSQKVYNGLQGY from the exons ATGGCCCTTGGAGGGATGAAACTATCAAGTATATGCTGTCTGCTTTTATATTTAATAGCGACAGTGCTTGCTGG GAGAGATTTCTATAAGATATTGGGGGTTAGTAAATCTGCGTCTATCAAAGACATCAAGAAAGCTTACAGAAAACTCGCACTGCAGCTGCACCCTGACCGGAATCCAGATGACCCAAACGCCCAGGACAAGTTTGCGGATCTTGGAGCTGCTTACGAG GTGCTCTCGGATGAGGAGAAGAGGAAACAGTATGACGCTTATGGAGAGGAGGGACTGAAGGAAGGTCATCATAGCTCACATGGGGACATATTTTCCAG CTTCTTTGGGGACTTTGGGTTCATGTTTGGTGGAAACAGGCAGCAACAGGACCGAAACATTCCCAGGGGAAATGACATCGTGCTGGACCTCGAGGTGACCCTGGAAGAGGTTTATTCTGGAAATTTTGTAGAG GTGGTGCGAAATAAGCCTGTTGCTAAAGAGGCTCCGGGCAAAAGGAAATGCAACTGCCGCCAGGAAATGCGAACCACGCAGCTCGGACCGGGCCGCTTCCAGATGACCCAGGAAGTAGTTTGTGACGAATGTCCCAACATTAA GCTGGTGAATGAAGAGCGGACACTAGAGGTGGAGATCGAGCAGGGTGTAAGAGACGAGATGGAGTACCCCTTTATTGGAGAAG GTGAGCCTCATATAGACGGAGAGCCTGGAGATCTTCGCTTCCGTATTAAAGTCTTAAA ACACCCCTTGTTTGAGCGCAGAGGCGATGACCTGTTCACTAATGTGACCATCACCCTGGTCGAGGCCCTGGTTGGCTTTGAGATGTATGTCACGCATTTGGATGGCCACAAG GTTCATATTGTTAGGGATAAAATTACCAGGCCTGGAGCTCGGATCTGGAAGAAAGGTGAAGGACTTCCCAACTTTGACAACATCAATATCCGTGGATCACTCATAATCACTTTTGATGTGGACTTCCCCAAGGAGCAGCTCGATGATCAGCAGAAAGATG GTATCAGGCAACTTTTGAAACAAGCTCCATCTCAGAAGGTTTATAATGGCCTACAGGGatactga
- the ercc1 gene encoding DNA excision repair protein ERCC-1 yields the protein MENKKFKINLDDSAFSRERIPVASLFKPSSKIVQEETSSTPSAPQTAGQPLSYAEFIVQNKSRGALEGAHRKKSADPLQTARQHTGAVLPTCESVPEAPTDAEKPQAGTSGEEGPATVASEMPRDPGRQEEDLGGVKENEGQSTEERNSMAHLLGSGNSIIVSPRQRGNPILKFVRSVPWEFGEVVPDYVLGRTTCALFLSLRYHNLNPNYIHERLKHLGQAFTLRVLLVQVDVKDPHHALKELARICVLADCTLILAWSPEEAGRYLETYKSYEKKPADLLKEQVEKDYLSKVTDCLTTVKSINKTDSITLLSTFSSLEGIIRASKEELVLCPGLGPQKARRLYDVLHQPFLKSKKKESE from the exons ATGGAGAACAAGAAGTTTAAAATCAATTTGGACGATTCTGCCTTTAGCAGGGAAAGAATTCCG GTGGCGTCTCTGTTCAAGCCCTCATCAAAAATAGTCCAAGAAGAGACCTCGTCAACCCCCAGCGCCCCACAGACTGCTGGCCAGCCGTTATCTTATGCAGAGTTCATAGTTCAAAACAAAAGCAGAGGTGCATTGGAAGGTGCCCATCGAAAAAAGTCAGCGGACCCTCTTCAGACCGCCAGGCAACATACAGGTGCTGTGCTTCCAACATGCGAGTCAGTTCCAGAGGCTCCCACGGACGCCGAAAAACCTCAGGCTGGGACAAGCGGGGAGGAGGGACCAGCTACAGTGGCATCGGAGATGCCTCGTGATCCAGGGAGGCAGGAGGAGGATCTCGGAGGAGTGAAAGAAAATGAAGGTCAAAGCACAGAGGAACGCAACAGTATGGCACATCTGTTAGGGTCAGGGAACAGCATTATCGTCAGCCCACGACAG AGAGGAAACCCTATTCTAAAGTTTGTGAGAAGTGTTCCATGGGAGTTCGGAGAAGTAGTGCCCGACTACGTCTTGGGTCGCACAACGTGTGCACTTTTTCTCAG TCTGCGGTACCATAACCTGAACCCGAACTACATACATGAGAGGCTGAAACACCTGGGGCAGGCCTTCACTCTCCGGGTGCTGCTGGTGCAGGTTGATGTG AAAGACCCTCACCATGCGCTGAAGGAGCTGGCTCGGATCTGTGTCCTGGCTGACTGCACGCTCATCCTGGCCTGGAG CCCAGAGGAAGCAGGACGTTACTTGGAGACATATAAATCGTACGAAAAGAAGCCCGCAGATCTACTTAAAGAACAAGTAGAGAAAGATTACTTATCCAAG GTTACTGATTGTCTGACCACAGTGAAGTCCATTAACAAGACTGATTCCATCACTCTGCTGTCCACATTCTCG TCTCTGGAAGGCATCATTAGAGCATCGAAGGAAGAGCTCGTTCTGTGTCCTGGGCTTGGCCCTCAGAAG GCAAGAAGGCTGTATGACGTGCTTCACCAACCCTTTCTGAAGtccaaaaagaaagaaagcgaATGA